The segment GATTCCATCCAAAAAGCCATTGGTTCCTTAAAGGAAGTGTTGTCAGGGACGGATATCGAAGCGATTAAGTCCCGGTCCGAATCGTTGGCGCAATTAGCGATGAAAATGGGGGAAGCAATGTATCGCTCCCAGCAGCAAACATCCGCACCTCAAGGCGACAATCAAGGTGAAGGCAAGACAGAAAATGAAGAAAAAGTTGTTGATGCTGATTTTCAAGAAGTCAACAATAACAAACGTAAAAAACCATAGAGATGTTTCTTCCGCCAGCCTTAAATCTTTTTAAGGCTGGTTTTGGATTTTAGGGTAGAAAATGGCCGCAGCTAAACAAGATTATTATGAAATGCTTGGGGTATCCAAAACGGCAAGCGGCGAGGATTTGAAAAAAGCTTACCGTGCGTTGGCGATGAAACACCATCCGGATCGCAATCCGGGTAATCAGGCATCAGAACAAAAATTTAAAGAAATCAACGAAGCCTACGATGTTCTAAAAGATGAGCAGAAAAGGGCAGCCTATGACCAATTTGGTCATGCGGCCTTCCAAAGTGGGGGGGGGCGTTCAGGGCGGCCTAACGGGCAGGGGGCAGAGGGATTTGGTTTTGCCGGGGGTGGTTTTGCCGATATTTTTAATGAAATGTTTGGTGATTTTACGGATTCGCGTACCGGTGGTCGCCAAGCCCGTGGTACGGATCTGCGCTATAATATGGAAATAAGCTTAGAGGAGGCTTTTTCGGGTAAGCAAGTGACGATCCGCGTGCCGGGGTCATCTGCTTGCGATGCTTGCCACGGTTCTGGCAGCGAGCAGGGTAGCCAGCCTATTAACTGCCCTACCTGTCGCGGTAGCGGCAAGCAACGGGCAGCCCAAGGGTTTTTTACCATTGAGCGTACCTGCCAACAATGTGCGGGCTTAGGAAAGATTATTGAAAAACCATGCCGGGTTTGCCGGGGCAGCGGTACCGTTAAACGTGAAAAAACCTTGGAAGTCAATATTCCCGCAGGGGTTGAAGACGGCTCCCGTATACGCTTATCAGGACAGGGGGAAGCTGGTATGCGCGGCTCACCTGCAGGGGATCTTTATATTTTTGTGAGTATCCGGCAACATCCGATTTTCCAGCGGGAGGGGGCAACCATTGAATGCCAGATTCCTATCCCGCTGGTAACAG is part of the Rhodospirillaceae bacterium genome and harbors:
- the dnaJ gene encoding molecular chaperone DnaJ — its product is MAAAKQDYYEMLGVSKTASGEDLKKAYRALAMKHHPDRNPGNQASEQKFKEINEAYDVLKDEQKRAAYDQFGHAAFQSGGGRSGRPNGQGAEGFGFAGGGFADIFNEMFGDFTDSRTGGRQARGTDLRYNMEISLEEAFSGKQVTIRVPGSSACDACHGSGSEQGSQPINCPTCRGSGKQRAAQGFFTIERTCQQCAGLGKIIEKPCRVCRGSGTVKREKTLEVNIPAGVEDGSRIRLSGQGEAGMRGSPAGDLYIFVSIRQHPIFQREGATIECQIPIPLVTAVLGGSVDVPTVEGNWGKVTIPAGTQSGQKFRLKSKGMSVLRSSNRGDMYCTVVTETPVNLTKRQQELLKEFTEISEGNPKNYPIMEKFLTKVKEFWKNLRP